The stretch of DNA GAGGCGAGAGTTCATAGGAGAGGTTGGCAACTAACAGCCCAAAAAAGGTGACGGGTCCTACCAGTGCTGTGGAAATGGATACGAGAATGGAAACAAATATAAGAATAGCTGTAGTACTTTTGTGATAATCAACTCCAAGATTGAGTGCGTTCTCGCGTCCGAGAGCAAGAATATCCAGAAGGTGGCGTGAACGCCACCCAATCAGACTTACAATAAAGACAATCATTGTAGCAAAGCCTATTAATGACGTATTGAATTTGTTAAAATTTGCAAACATAATGTCAGTAAGATTCATCATTTGGTCTGGGTTTAATTGCAATTGCATGAACATGCGTAAACTGAAAAAAAAGCCTCCAAAAACAATACCAATTAATAAGGTTAAATGAAGTCCTTTGACGCTCCCTGAAAAAAGCCAGCGAAAAAGGCTTATTGAAAAGAGAATAAGAATGAGAGCTTCAAGAATGAGTTGCCCTTCTTCATTCAAAAAGGGCAAAGAAAGAGAGCCAAGAAAATAAATCGTAATGGTTTTTATTAAAATATAAAGTTGATCAAATCCCATGATAGAAGGAGTAAGAAGACGATTGTTGACCACTGTCTGAAATAAAACAGTAGAAACGCTTATTGCGTACGCAATGAGAAGAAGAGAAGCAAGTTTTGTGAAACGAAATGTCCACGTATAAATGTTGATATTCCATGACATATAAAGGCTGATTACAGTGCACGCCATTACGATAAGTGCTGTTAGTACAAGCGTTGTTGCTTTCTTTTTATCCAAGACGCTTTCTCCAGCGTAAAAGAAGTATGATAAAAATAAAACTACCGATAACCCCCATTATGGTGCTGATGGGAATTTCAAGAGAAGGATGAATTATTCGTCCTAAAAGGTCACAGATCAAAACTAGTTCTGCTCCGCTGATTGCTACCCAAGGAGCGGTATGGCGCATATTGTCACCCATAAAATTTGAAACAAGGTTTGGAATAATGAGTCCAACGAAAGGGATTCGTCCGACTGTACAGACTATAACAGCGGTGATTGATGCAACAATAAAAAGACCAAAGAGCATGACAGTACGATAATTAAGCCCAAGGTTATTGGTTAAGTCCTCTCCCAGACCAGCTACTGTAAAACGGTCTGCGGTGCAATAGGCAATAATGCATAGGGGAAGAGAGAGCCATAAGAGTTCATATTTTCCTTCAAGAATCATCGCAAAACTGCCAAATAAATAAGCTTGAAGAGAAGGAAGCAACATCTCATAATCAGCAATAGCGTTGGTTAAGGAGCCAATAACATATCCTAGCATAATCCCTGTGAGTGGTACAATGAGGGCAGATTTTAGAGGAATTTGGCGCAATAAAAACATAAAAAAGAGTGCACCAGTCATGGCAAAAATTGTAGCGATAATCATTTTTCCAAGCACAGGAATGTCGGGTAGAAAAATCATAACAAAAAGAATACCAAGAGAAGCGGATTCAACAGTTCCAGCAGTTGATGGTTCAACAAAGCGATTGCGTGCAAGAAGTTGCATGATCATGCCCGAGAGGGCAAGTGCTGCACCTACTAAAAGGATTGCAATGGTACGCGGAAGACGTGTTTGCCAAAAAATAAGCCAAGCATGAGTATCGCCTGATAATAGGTCAGAAGGTGTTACATCAGAATAACCAACAAAAATGCTGAGGATAGATAATAGAGCAAGAATGGTTATGGCTATCCGGTAATTTTTCACGTTAAATCATTTTCCAACAGAAAAAAAGCAAAGGTTGCTTATAGACAACCTTTGCTCTTAAATTCTATTTTTACAGCAAGCAAGCTATTTATATGCTTATTTACTTTTTGTAAAAGCCTCATTGATCTGTTGTGTAGCTTCGTTAAGTCCAGTGAGACCACCACTTGCACGATACCAGCTCCAAGAATCTAAATAAATAATTTGATTTTGTTTTCCAGCAGTTGTGCGTTTAACAAGATCATTATCGAGCAGTTGTGCGGCAGATTGTCCTTCTCGCCCAATTGCGGCATCGCGGTCAATAACCAATAGCCAGTCAGGATTGGTTTCAAAAATAAATTCAGGGGAAATAAGCTGCCCATGTTTTTGCACGGTAAGTTTATCGGTTGCAGGAGCAATTCCAAATGCGGAATGGAGAATATCAAAACGCGATTTTGGACCCAAAGCACTGATTTTTCCACCAGAGGTCATGAGCACGAGTCCTGTGCCTTTCCCTTGAGTATTTTGACGGACTTTTGCTAAATTTTCATTGAGTTGTGCAATTTCCTTTTCTGCTTCTTTTTCTTTACCAAAAATTTTCCCAAGGATAGACACATTCCGTTTAATATCTTCAAGAGAGTTTTCATTCCCTACGGTGAGATCAATAGTTGGAGCGATTTTGGATAAATCCTTATATTTAGTTTGGGTGCGTGAGGAAATGACAATGAGATCGGGTTGAAGGGTAGCAATTTTTTCATAATTTGGTTCAAAAACGGTACCGATTTTTTCATATTTTGCATCATCAAATTGCTGCAAATACGCAGGTTTTTTTCCTTCAGGTACGCCGGAAACAGCTTTGATACCAAGGCGGTTCATGTTATCTAGCGTTGCAAGATCGAACACTATAACCTTTTGAGGAGAGGTGGGAACACTAGTGGAGCCTGAAACATGGTTAATGGTCACATTTGCTGCATTTACACTCGCATTTACCCATGAAAACGTTGCAAAACTGGTTGCAACAACCAAAACAAAAGTTACCCATTTTAGATATTTCATCATCGTCATTTTATCTCATCCTTTCTTTATATTTTATAAATTAAGAGGTTGCACATTATTTCATAAGTTACAAGAGGTTACACAGTTAAAAATTTAACTTAGGCATTTTTATGTACAAAACGATATATTTATAAGTAACAATATGTTGTAAAGCAGACTAACATATGTTACAAATCGTGTATGTACCTTATTTCCGCTTAATTCTAATTCTTTTGCAAATTATATTTAGAAAGTTTGACAATGATCAATGTATTTAAAAAGCGTACACGTTTGTGCGCACTAACAACGAGCACTCTTTTCTTTTTACAAGGTGTAGATGCGTCTATGGGGAGTGGTTGGTTTTCATTCCCCTCAGTACAAAAATTATCATCTTTCGTGTTGGGAAGCGGATCCCAAGAACCTGCATCACCACCTACGCCATCTGGATCGCCATCTATAGAACAATCACCATCTGGAGGGCAATCTCAAGCGCTACCTTTAAAATCTGGAGAGGGCAGTAATCCTGTGCAGGGGAGCAGTAATCCTGTGCAAGGGAGCGGTGATCCTGTGAAAGGGAGCGAGAAGGCTGGGCAGGGGAGCGAGAAGGTTGGACAGGGAAGTGAGAATGCTGAACAAGGTGCGGGAACTGTTCAGGGGAAAGGGTCTTCAAAGCTCACTTTTGCGTGCAATGGTGGGAATTATAAAAGCGTTGCTTCCATGTTCTGTGATGATGGTGGGAATCATGTAATGAAAAGGGGTGCTATTCAGACGCAGAAAATTGATCAAATTGCTGTGTATGCAACGACTAAGTCTTCATCGGAGCTTTCTGGTGGAATACAGAGGCCTGTTACTGATGGGGCGGGTGGTCAGGATTCTGGTTTGGGTGTAGGAGGAGTAATTTCAGGGACAACTATTGTGTTAAATAATATGTCCATTAGTGGGGTGGCTCCTTCGTCTATTGCAGTGGTGCCTCCTATAAAAGGTGCTTTAGATGATGTGGCTAAAAAAACAGCTGGTGATCATGGTGAAGCTTTTGCGGCAGGGGTATTAGCAACGTCTTTTTCAAAAGTTAAGTTGGAAAATTCGAATATTAAGAAGTTTGCAGTTGGGGTTCATGCGCACCAGTACGGGGGAATCTACATGAAAGGTGGGACGGTCTATTATACTGATATAGGTGCTGCGGCTCGTCAGGGATCGTTTGTTATTTTGGATGGAGTGGTTTTTGATGAAGTTAGAACTGGTTTGCACAGTTCTAATGGATCTAGAATAATGATGAAATCTGGGCAGATTAACTTTGCGAAAGGCGGAGCAGGAGTCATATCGGAGAATAAAGGAATTGTTAAATTAGAAGGGGCTAGAATAAGAATTAAAGAGGGAAGTGGTAAGCAAGATACTTCTGATGTTACAAGTTTTGCCCTCCTTTCGGATGGAGGGCTTATTTCCTTTCATAATGGAGAAGTTACGGGGACTGATGCAGTTGCTTTGTGGGTAACTGATGATATTACTGCGTCTTCTCTTCGAATGAATGTTGATGCTTTACCGGGTTTTCTCTCTCACCGTTCTTTGGGTAGTGAAAGTAGTGACCATAATATGAATCCAGTTTATAAAGTTCATCACGTTGTGGATAGTATTTATCCTGATGTTATCACTACTATGAATTCTATTGTAGGTGATGAAAATACCTCGCACCATCTGAATATTGTAGATTCTAATAGTCCTGTAGATGCTTTGAAGGTTAAAGCTGATATCAAGGAATCAAATATTAAAATTGAGGGGAGAAATTCTTATGGGATATCTTTTGGTAAAATAAGTAGAATAAGTTCAAACGGTCAGAAACGCAAAGAAAGGAGTGAGGTTAATACCAACAAGCAAATGGTTTTTTTGCAAAAGACTTCTCTTTTTGTTCCGGAAGGTGTAGCTGTTTATGGTAATAATTTGAATGGTATTGTCCTTTTAGGAGAGGGGACAGTTCTTTCTGGTGATTCATTTTTGAAGGCTGAATCTTTTTCTAATCTGGCTGTGTACGCTTTTAAATCTTCGATTATGGGTGATTCTCAAATTAGTGAAAATGCTCATGCTAGACTTTATTTGTCTGATGAATCGGGATGGTATTTAGCAAAAAGTAATAATAGAAATCTGGGACAGGTAAATACAGGGGGAGAAGTAAATACGGGGAGGGTAGTAGATAAGTATTGTATAGATTCATGTGTTTCATTTGTAGGTCTTGCAAATAGTGCGATTGCATTTTTACCTCCAAGAGATGAAAACGAAGGTTATCAAATGCTGCATATTGGAGACAGTAGAGGTGTAGCTTACATTGCTACTGGAGATTCCAAAATTTATGTCAATACGAGTTTTGTTTCTGACGATTCAGGTAACGTTAAACTTTTGTCTGATCAACTTTTTATTTATGGTGATGTTTTTGGAAAAACTAAGGTTTATGTGAACGACTCGTCTGTCATTGAGACCCTAAATGGAAAGTTAAAAAATGGAGAAAAAGTTCAGCGTGAAAGTATACAAAATCAGGCTGAAGGAAAGGAAAATAAGAATATTCCTGACAGTATTCCAATTGTTCAAGTTTTGGGAGAAGCAAACAGAGATTCCTTTGAGCTTGCTACTGGATATGTTACATTGCAGGGTTCGCCTTATCAGTACATCCTTCGCGCTTCTGATCCAATTCTCGGTTCAGGACGTACACAGCTGTGGAAATTCAACTTAGAAAGTAAATTGGAAGGTGGAGCTGACGGATCTGTTAATTCTCCGGGATTGAAGGTTGATCCTAATGCATCTGGTAGCCGCACACCTGATGCTGGTACTCCCACACCTGATGCTGGTACTCCCGCGCCTGAAGCTGGTACTCCCGCGCCTGAAGCTGGTACTCCCGCATCTGATCCTGGTCGCTCCCCGTCTGAGCCTGGTAGCCACACACCTCAGGCTGATGGTTCCACAGTTCAGACTGGTAATCCCGTATCTGAGCCTGGTAGCCAAACATCTCAGGCTGGTAACTTGACCCCTCAGGCTGGTATCTCCACACCTGTGTCTGGTCTCCCCGCGCCTGAGGTTGGTAACTCCGCATCTGATCCTAGTAACCCAATATCTCAGGATGGTAGTCCCACATCTGAGCTTGGTGGCCAGATACCTCAGACTGGTGGTTCCACACTTCAGACTGGTGACCCCGCACCTGAGGCTGCTAGCCAGACACCTCAGGCTGGTAGCCCTGCATCTGGTGCTTCCGCATCTGATCCTAGTAACCCCACATCTGATCCTGGGCGCTCTCCGTCTGAGCCTGGTAGCCAAACATCTCAGGTTGGTGGTCATATACAGGAGGTTCGTGACTCTTCATTGTCTCAGAACTCTATACCTGTAGTATCTGGTCAAGCTGGTTCGCTTGAAAAAGATAATGTAGATCCCTCTACTTTGAGGGTATCTAGTTCACGTGGACCTTCTGGACATACTCTATCTCTCTCGTATGGAATTCCTACATCTGACCAAGAGAGATATGGAAATATAGTAGTGACAAAAGGCGATGTGGATATTGTACTTTTGAATCAAATGGATAAAGCTTCTTATGGGGTAGAATCTGGTATGGTAGAGTATAACATAACAGATGAAAGTGGTAACCCTATAACATTTGATAGTAATTCTGATAGAATTGATGTTATAAAAAGTGTACCTGGTGTGACTCCACCTAGTACGCCTATAGGGACCGGTGTAACTCCTCCTGTTCAATCTAATGAAGCATCTGAAAATGTAAGGACTATTACGCATGAGGGAGCTGGAATACCTGTAGCAGGAAAAACTCCATCTGTTGTTCCTGCTGGTGCCTCGACACTTCAGGCTGGTATCTCCACACCTGAGTCTGGTGTCCCCGCGCCTGAGTTTGGTAACTCCGCATCTGATCCTAGTAACCAAATATCTCAGGATGGTAGTCCCACATCTGAGCTTGGTGGACAGACACCTCAGGCTGGTGGTTCCACACCTCAGACTGGTGAGCCCGCAACTAAGCCTGGTAGCCACATACCTGATTCTGGTAGCCCTGCGCCTGAAGCTAGTAATCCCGCATCTGATCCTGGTCGCTCCCCGTCTGAGCCTGGTAGCCACACACCTCAGGCTGGTGGTTCCACACTTCAGACTGGTGACCCCGCACCTGAGGCTGCTAGCCAGACACCTCAGGCTGGTAGCCCTGCATCTGAGCTTGTTAGTACGCCTGTAGGGACCGGTGTAACTTCTTCTGTTCAATCTAATGAAGCATCTGAAAATGTAAGGACTATTACGCATGAGGGAGCTGGAGTACCTGTAGCAGGAGAAACTCCACCTGTTGTTTCTACTGGTGCCTCTGCACCTAAGGCTTCTAGCCCCACACTTCAGGCTGGTGGTTCCACACTTCAGACTGGTAATCTCGCATCTGAGCCTGGTAGCCCCACACTTCAGGCTGGTAACCTGACACCTCAGGCTGGTAGCTCCGCACCTCAGGCTGGTAAATTGCCTTCTGCTGTGAAGTCTACTGATTCCACGAACTCTACGTTAGGTTCCAAAGAATCTATTTCTGTAAAGCCTGTGGCTTCTGAGGAATCTAGAGTCCCCGCTGTCGCAGGTGTTAGCAGTGCAGGTAAGGAAGGTACTCCTGCTGGATGTAATGGTATTGGGGGGAATGGTGCTGGGCAATCGCAAGGCTCTCTTTTATGCAGTGATGGCAAATCATATACAGTCCGGCAGCTTACACTGAACGCAAATAATTCAACACAACATTCTATGCATGTAAAAAGTGGCACGAATATTAAGCTAAACGCTGCCACCATTATTGGTCCGGATTCTGGTAATAGAGATGCTGTTGATCTTGCTAAATTGAGTTCTGTAAGTGCTGTTTTTGCAGAAGAGAATGCAGAAGTTGTTTTAGAGAATAAATCAATAATTCAATCTTCTGTGATTGGGCTTGAGGCGAAAAGTGGTGGAAAGGTTAAAATGGATAACGGGACAGTCAATGCTCGTTATATGGCTGCTTTGGCGGGTACGGGGGCTGTTGTTACTTTAAAGAACACGCAAATTAATGTGGAGGGGGATTCAGCTACCGCTGGTTTGGTTAGTAAAGGCGGTGATATAACCATGGAATCTGGAACGATTACTATGAAAAAGGGAGTTGCGGTTCAGTCGGAAGAAGGTGGACATGTTAGATTAAACAAAGTTAGCGTTATTGCGAAAAAAGAAGCAAGAGAGCCGGATTCTGCTAACAAGTCTGAACATGCAGCTATTCTGTTGAACAATAATAGCGTTGTTGAATTTACTCATGGTGATGTTGTTACTGATGCTAATGCTTTGTGGATTAGGGATGGTGATGGCAACATTGAGCAGGGCTCTTCTAGAAGAAGAAGATCCTCTGACGTTCGTCCTTCTATGAATCACGCTAATATTGAATTTTCTACTATTAAAGTGGAGAGTGATAATTCCTATGGCATATATTTTGATGGGGCGGGTCGGAAAGCCGTAGATCAACAGAGTCAAAATAAAATCCCAGAAAAAATTGTTTCAGGATCATCAGTTGAGGATTCTGGAACAGGAAGCCTTGTTAAGCGAAGTGCTGTACGTCCACAGGAGAAAGCTCCTGTAAGCATAACAGGGGCGGTTTCACTGAAACGCACTAATTTCGAAGTTCTAAAAAGCATAGCTATTTATGGTAATAATTCTGGTGGTCGTGTTTCTTTGGAAAATAGAACAAATCTTACTGGTGATTTGCTTTTGAAAGCAGAGAGTAATTCTCATATGTCGGTTTTGGTTGATAACTCTTCTATTATGGGTGGTGTGCGCGTTGATAAAACTTCTTATGCTACATTAGATTTGACCAATCGTTCAGAGTGGTATCTGACAAGAAGTGCGCATAAAAATTTGAGAGCTCCAGATTCAGAGTGCGTGGATTCGTGTATTTCCTCTGTAAGTCTTGTAAATAGTGATATTCATTTTTTACCTTCGCAATCTGAAGAGTTAGAGTATCAGACACTTCGCATTGGAGAAGGAAAAGGTATTGTCTACAAAGCGCAGGGCGATGTTTCAATTCACTTCAATGCACGTTTAAACCCCAATGATCCGAGTGATAGACAAGTAAGTGATCGACTTGTAATCCATGGTGATGTTGAAGGAAAAACAGTAGTATCTGTGCGAAGCGTTTCTGGAAGTGTAGGAGAAAACAACGGAAGTGATAAAACAGCACATAGTGTTTCAGTTATTCAGGTTTATGGAAAGGCAGAAAAAGATTCTTTCCGGCTGGATAGTGATTATGTTGCGCTGGGGAACTCACCTTACAAATATACTCTTCGTTCTTACAGTCCAGAAATGACTTCGAAACAAGAACATGTTCAACAGAAGTTTATGAAGGACGGTGGAGAATTTTGGAATTTCCGTTTAGAGAATCAGTATGTTAAGTCTGAGAGTTTTGATGCAAATATCGTTTCTAAGGCCGATACTATCTCTCTTCCTAGGAAAGTTGTAAGATCTGTTGTTCCGCAAGTTCCGACTTATCTGCTCTTGCCAAATAGCGTGTTTCATGCTGGTTTGATGGATATTAGCAATCAAAACAAGCAGTTAGAGACATTGCGGACTACTTCCAGTGGAATGGTAGAAATTCGTGAAAATCCTGCTTTGTATTTGCGCGGCTATGGCGGAAGTTACCGTTATGCTTCAGATTTGTCCGCACTTGAATATGGTTACGGAGGTGATCTTAGCTATAATGGTGTAGAGGCAGGTGTCTTGTTAAAAACAATTGAAAATGCTGACAACGCCATATCCTTTGGGGTTATGGGGTCTTATGGCAAACTTTCTCTCCAGCCTCAAGATGTTGAACAAAGCCAAGAGAGTGCCTTTGATAAATGGACTGCTACAGCCTATGGTAGCCTGCAGCATGAGACGGGTCTCTATGTAGATGGTCTTCTCTCCTATGGTCTGTTCAAAGGTGATGTTGTCACCCTTGCACGGGGCAAGACAGCAACATTGAAGGGTAATCCTTTAAGCGTTTCTTTGACTGGTGGTCAGACGTTTGTAACGGGATATGAAGGTTTTGTCTTTGATCCACAAGTTCAGGTTGTTTATCAACATCTCCAGTTTAGTAAGGCCCGTGATATTGACAATTTTGATATTGAGCTTGGCAAGCTTGATCAGTGGGTAGCACGTGTTGGTGGGCGTTTGAGCAAGGTTCCTACAGGATCTGAAGGAGTGAATGCTGTTGCTTTCTACGGGAAGCTTTATTTTGCACATGGTTTTGGAGGGAATAAATCTGTGCATTTCAAAGATGCTTTCCAGTTAGGTGCTTTTGGTTCTTCGCTAGAAGCTGGATTAGGATTTAATGCCAAATTGTCTTCGCAGTTTTCTCTGCATGGTGATGTTGTCTATCAACATAAGCTCAATAAGGCTGGTTTCTCTGGTACCAGTTTTTCTGGCGGAATCCGCTATCAGTTTTAGGATAAGCTACAGTACGTATCTTTACGAAAAGGCAGCATAATGCTGCCTTTTTGCTTTATAACAATCTGTGTTGCTATTAAAAGATCCTAGTCCTTTTGATACGAAAGTCACAATATTTTTCTTTTTGTTTTACGTGTGAAAGCATTTTTTATGCTAAAGCAAATTTTCTTAAAATTTTGGCTGATAATGACACGATACAGTGACTGACTTATAGAGGCTCTTTAATGGTGGGGGGGCTGCGTTAGTGTATAATATCTTAAAATATGCTACTTTATGGCGATCTGATTTATCCGCTATAATGCTTAATGTTTCTTAACGCTGGTTTTTAGAATTTATTTTTACTGATTTAGATAATTCTTTCACACATGTCTTTGGTCAATTTTTAAAGTCCACAAGGGTAGATTGTGTCTTTAATTAATTACACGCTATGATTTTATTTTTGCTTTACACTAAATGCATAATGCATTATACACCTATAAAGTGCATTAAATGAATATTCTCTCATAAGTGGTTGTTGTATTGGACGTAGATCTTCAGCCAAGTTTATTTGGATAATTTATTGCACGGGTTAAATGAGCAATAGATGCATCCTTTTGGTTTCGCCTTTTTATTTTGAGGTGTTTACCGAGGTGTTTTCGCGAGTGCTTTTGTTTTCAATGAGAGGGGAAGAAAAGTTTCGAGGGAACTATGATTAAAGTGTTTAGAAATCATGTATGTTTATGTACTTTCACAACGGCTATCTTTTCTTTGCTACAAAGTGGAATAGCAGTTGGTGCAAATATTGGAAGAGAAGGGGGAAAATCTTATAATATTAGCGTTTTTCCAGTGCCCCCAAGTGTGACCCTCTCTAGTTCTCCTAGAGAGATTCCTAACAGATCTGGTACGTATGACTATAACGGGAATAATGGCTTTAGCGGATATGGATATAGTGGTGGCTATAATAGCCTTAGTGGTAGAAGACATAATAGCCTTAAAGGGGAGAGTGGGTCTGTTGGTGTCAATTCTACCGATATCAGTATTACTTCGATCAACTCAATCAACCCAGCTACTCCGATTAGCGCGTATAGGGGGCCAGATGGGAACGGATATATAGGTATCAACGGGCATGAAGTTCTAGACTCTAATAGTATTAGTGGTAGCAGCCATAATCGCTTTTTTAGTGAGAGTCACCATAATGGCTTTAGCGGGGAGCGTGTGGGCAGCGGATCTGGTAGTGTAGTTTCTCATGTTCTTCTTGGTGGGAATAACTTGAATCGTACTCTTAGCGGAGAAAGTGGGGATAATGGACATATCGAGTATAATCGTTTTGATGTCGAATATAATGGTGAGAAGCAATCATTATATGATGGCTTATATTATGTGTGTGACGGTTGCGGGAGCCGCCTAATTGATAATCAATTTTATAAAATTACGAATGAGAACGTTTCCAACTATCCTTCTGATCCTACTGCTATAACGGTGAAAGGAATAGGTACGAAAGTTATTGGGAAAAATGTAACGGTTAGTAGTCAAGTTGCTGATAAAACTTTTCTAGTAGGTGTGCATGTATTAGAGAACGGTAAGATTGTTTTGGAAGATCCGATTCTCAAAGGCACAGTTATAGCCCTTCGTGCGAGTGATGGAGTGATTGAGGTAAAAAATGGAAAGATTGAGAAAAGTCATGAGGGTGTTGATGCAACAGAGAATTCGTTTGTTCTTTTAGAAGATACAGAAATTAAGACTGCTAATGGGATCGCAAGTCTTTTAAGTTATGAGCATTCAGAAGTTTGGATGTCAGGTGGATCAGTTGATTTTATGAACAGCCATGGGATTTCTTCGATGTTAGGTGGAAAAGTAAATCTCGAGAATGTTGAAATTACTGGGAAGGCGGACAAAGGCAAGGATCGTGCGGTTGTACATATGGATTCAGGGGGGGCTGTTAATTTAGAGGGTAGTATTGTTAGTGCTGGTGGGGGCCTCCATGGTATATTATTAGAAACTACAGTCGATTCTATTCCTCTGCAGGAAGTTACAGATTTATCAAATGAGGATTATGATTTAAAGATTCCTGTGACTGAAGTTAATATGAAATCCTCTTCTGTTACCGTAAAGGGTAAGGGATCTTATGGTATCTACTTGCGGGGAGAGAAGCCATGGAGCGAAGGTGAAGCCAAAAAAGAAGAAATTTCATCAGAGAAAGAAAAAAATCCACCACGATTAGAAGTTGTTAATTTGGATAAAACAGAGTTTTCTGTTTTAGACGATGCGGCTCTTTATGGTAGAAACATTATTTCTGGTGCGGTGGGGTTGGTGCACAGCACTCTTCGTTCCGGGAATTTTTTATTAAAAGCTGAGGAAGGTGCTTCTATAACAGTTTTGGCTGATGCTTCTACTCTTGAAGGCCGTACTTACGTTGATAAAAATTCTAATGCCAAACTTTATTTGGGAGGCCGTTCTAAATGGATTTTACAACAACCGTTGCAAAAAGATCAACATGAGGCTGCACATGATTCTTCTATTTCACTTGTAAGCCTTATGGGTGATAGTAGTATTAAGTTTACACAATTAAAACCTGATCAGAATTACATTTACCAAACACTCAGCATTGGAAAAGGAACAGGTGAGGTTTATAGAGCGCAGGATGGTGCTCAGATTTATCTTAATACATATCTGAATAGTGGTGGCGCTCTTGATCATCAACAGACTGATCGTGTTTTGATTGATGGTGATGTTTTTGGAATAACAACAGTGCATGTGCATGGTATTTCAGGAAGTCCAGGGGAATCTACTGGGAGTGGTGGAAATAATCAAGGTATTTCAATTATTCAGGTTTCTGGAGAGGCAAAAGAGCGTTCTTTTCAGTTGTATGGTGGTTATGTTGCTCTGAAAGATTCACCTTATCAGTATAGGCTTTATGCTTATGGTCCAACGTCTGGTTTGGGAGAAGCGGATCCTACTCAAAGATTGGTTAAAGGTAGCGGGGAATTTTGGGATTTTCGTCTCGAAAATGGATATATTGATGCTGATCTTAGACCTGAACCAGCCCCGATTCCTAGGCCTGAACCAGAACCTTCTCCTGATCTTAGACCTGAACCAGCGCCAGCTCCTGGACCTGATCCAAAACCTCATCCTAAGCCCGGAATCAAGGCTGTTGTTCCACAAGTTCCGACTTATCTGCTTTTGCCAAATGCTTTATTTCATGCAGGTTTGATGAATATTAGCAATCAAAACAATCGGTTAGAAGCTTTGCGAACCACTTCCAATGGCATGTTAGAAATTCGTGAAAATCCTGCCTTTTTTGTGCGTGGTTATGGTGGAAATTACCGTTATGTTTCAAATCTTTCCGCTCTTGAATATGGTTATGGAGGTGAACTTGATTCTAATGCCATAGAGGCAGGCGTTTTGTTGCAAACAGTTGAAAATGCATATGGTGCTACTTCTTTTGGGGTGATAGGGTCTTACGAGAGACTTTCTTTGCAGCCTTTGGATGTTGAAAAAAGTCAAAAAAGCATGTTTGATAAATGGTCAGTGACAGCATATGGTGGTATGCAGTGGGATACGGGCTTTTATGCTGATGGTCTTCTCTCCTATGGTTTGTTTAAGGGTGATGTCCTTACTCTTGCACGTGGCAAAACTGCAACATTAAAAGGAACCCCTCTAAGTGCTTCATTGACTTCTGGTAAAGCTTTTATGATAGGGGATAAAGGTCTTATTTTTGATCCGCAGGTTCAAGTTGTCTATCAGCGTCTTCAGTTTAATAAAACTCGTGATATTGACGACTTTGATATTGATATGAGAAAACTTGATCA from Bartonella taylorii encodes:
- a CDS encoding autotransporter outer membrane beta-barrel domain-containing protein — translated: MIKVFRNHVCLCTFTTAIFSLLQSGIAVGANIGREGGKSYNISVFPVPPSVTLSSSPREIPNRSGTYDYNGNNGFSGYGYSGGYNSLSGRRHNSLKGESGSVGVNSTDISITSINSINPATPISAYRGPDGNGYIGINGHEVLDSNSISGSSHNRFFSESHHNGFSGERVGSGSGSVVSHVLLGGNNLNRTLSGESGDNGHIEYNRFDVEYNGEKQSLYDGLYYVCDGCGSRLIDNQFYKITNENVSNYPSDPTAITVKGIGTKVIGKNVTVSSQVADKTFLVGVHVLENGKIVLEDPILKGTVIALRASDGVIEVKNGKIEKSHEGVDATENSFVLLEDTEIKTANGIASLLSYEHSEVWMSGGSVDFMNSHGISSMLGGKVNLENVEITGKADKGKDRAVVHMDSGGAVNLEGSIVSAGGGLHGILLETTVDSIPLQEVTDLSNEDYDLKIPVTEVNMKSSSVTVKGKGSYGIYLRGEKPWSEGEAKKEEISSEKEKNPPRLEVVNLDKTEFSVLDDAALYGRNIISGAVGLVHSTLRSGNFLLKAEEGASITVLADASTLEGRTYVDKNSNAKLYLGGRSKWILQQPLQKDQHEAAHDSSISLVSLMGDSSIKFTQLKPDQNYIYQTLSIGKGTGEVYRAQDGAQIYLNTYLNSGGALDHQQTDRVLIDGDVFGITTVHVHGISGSPGESTGSGGNNQGISIIQVSGEAKERSFQLYGGYVALKDSPYQYRLYAYGPTSGLGEADPTQRLVKGSGEFWDFRLENGYIDADLRPEPAPIPRPEPEPSPDLRPEPAPAPGPDPKPHPKPGIKAVVPQVPTYLLLPNALFHAGLMNISNQNNRLEALRTTSNGMLEIRENPAFFVRGYGGNYRYVSNLSALEYGYGGELDSNAIEAGVLLQTVENAYGATSFGVIGSYERLSLQPLDVEKSQKSMFDKWSVTAYGGMQWDTGFYADGLLSYGLFKGDVLTLARGKTATLKGTPLSASLTSGKAFMIGDKGLIFDPQVQVVYQRLQFNKTRDIDDFDIDMRKLDQWVARVGGRLTKTLPATDEARVVSFYGKLHLAHGFGGKQSVHFKDAFQLGAFGSSLETGLGFNAQLSQKFALHGDLMYQHKLTKAGFSGTSFSGGLRYHF